Below is a window of Chaetodon trifascialis isolate fChaTrf1 chromosome 17, fChaTrf1.hap1, whole genome shotgun sequence DNA.
AATAACGAGGCTGAAAACAAGGTTTTAATGGGTGGAAACTTGCGAGCAAACCAAACATGTAAATCTCAAGCCTGATGGGACCCAAGGGAACTGACAAATGTGGGCTTGGTTTCGAATCGTTTTTGCATGCATACTGTGAGTTCAGGACTAACACATAAATATTACTATGAAGTATTCAGTATTAAATGTGCATTGATTACATTGCttgcagatatttgttttccTTGATTAATGACCACACGTAAAATATCTCAACCCACAGGGGCAGTGAAGCAGCACTTATTTCCCTTTTAATTCACTGCTGAATTACCTTTGAACTGAGCTCCTACCTCGTACTTTAATGGAAATCCTGATTCATGCAGTGCCTTGCTGTCAGCACAGTGCCTACCTGGTAGTGCATGAGTATATGCATGATGTACTCGTAGACCTCCCCGGCTAGCCGATTCTCCGGCCTCCAgggaaaaatgacaaactgtatTCCGAGCAGGGGCACCAGGATCAGGGTGGCTCTCACTGCCTTCATGTACATGTTGGACTCTGCCCGGTGCGTGTCTCTCAACTTGGTCACCAACACTCTTATAATATTTAGTAAGAAGAAGAGGTTCACCTgcagaaattagaaaaaaaaaatatatatatatatatacaaagtacaacacaatatacaatattatatatatacacacacacatatatataaatatatatagtgCTATGGATAAGCAGACTTACAAGAAGCGCTGCCACTATAGGACCATGGACTGCGTAGAGCAGATGGGTTTCCACACTCATCCAACAGCTACAGAGGGAAAAACATATCAGTCAGTGCTGTCTGCTGCCCagaatacacatgcacacacatgcaaaaacatgcacatctATGCACACTTTCTGCTGCACACAGACGAGCACATATGTAAACATCTCCTGTTTATTTGCAGAAGTTTCTGGAACATTACTCACTTGTCATCGAAATACTTTTTCCTTGCCACGGCGTGGATGGATGCAGGCACTAGTGGAAAGCCTTGGACAGGAAAAAAGATGGCAGCCATATGAGGTCTTGAGTGAATTTAGTGGGATTCATTTGTCATTTATGCAACAGGCAAAGTGTGGTTAGCTTGGTCAGTTGTTTTGTGGGTCTTATACTTCCTCATCAAATAAATTATTACTTCACAAATATTGACTGTATTCTCAGAGAGGCTGAAGCAAAGTGGATCAGCTTTGACGTCCCCATTACAAACTTTCCTTTCATAGTTTTATTGCCCCAACCCTAAAAACAGCGTCACGTGGTTAATTTCATGTGGCAATCGTGtctataaagaaaaaaaaaaaagacaacccAAAACACTAGAGGCTGAGCTCAGATTTGCTTTTTCGCTTTTCCTTTggatataaacacacacttaacCGCCCTTTTCAGACACCGCTGAGGCCCTGCAGCATGTCGGCTGACTGACTGGCCCGCCTTCCATCCAgccacatgtgtgcacacacacaacagaaagagGCCTCAAGGTTATCCTCCCATTTTTAATGATGACCACCCATTTAGTTCCTCTTGTTTGACAGACTGCACACATTATTCCTGTTTtgaagaaagtgaaaaacatgaTCGCACTCTGCACTAAGCGACGGGAGGGCCAATAAAGCTGTCAACATGTCGAGGTTGACAAAGTGTACTGTACGGGGATCGGGCAGATATGAGTGAATTGTGGCTGCGATATTGTGTTGAATTGCTTTTCAGTGAATTTTCAAGCTGTGATTGAGTCCAGTGATGGCATGAAAAAGATACCCAatagaacaaaaacacaaagagcaaagaGTGTTTTGATCAAATGCAGACAGACTCACCCCAGCCAAGGAGGTAGTACCAGTGCAGATGTTGCTCCTCTGCAAACACAGCCACCACGATGAGGGTGTGCAGGTAGATGCCTTCACACAGCATCCAGAAGTAATTGCAGCCCAGCATGTACATGTGGAAGAAGTGCAACACCTTACAGCcaacctgcagagagagcaaaaacaggagtatttattcatttattctgtttttgacTCTCTTTATAAGACCGTATCTATTAAGATGATTCAATTTAAACACTCCTGACATCATCTCAGCAGGACACGAAAAAGATCTAAAAGGATGTTTCAGCACTCGTGGCACAAATTCATTAGCCAGTATTATGCTTTGCAGACCGAGAGGATGTTTATTCATTTAACCCCTCTAGAGGTGAGCCGACATGAAATTGatgatttcactttgtgctTTGAGTGCTCTTTGATTGTGTTTGTCCCACTTTGCCCAATGAAGTGAGAACGAGCCATGTTCTGCTAGTGTGTAGCAGTGCCTTGTACAGCACAGTGCAGTTTTCTATTTATGCATCCAGCACTGTGTAACAACATGACAGCATGTCTCATTATGGATTTGTCCCTTTAACTGAACTATTATTATAATTTCTTGAAAGACATGACTTTGATTACATATTATTATGTAAATCTTGTCCAACCACAGACTATTAATGCTATAATTGCCAAGGCACTTATGGATGCGCCATAAGCTGTAATTTTGTTATTGAGTGCTACACAGTGAgtgaattaatttcacattgtCTTAAGTGTGCTTCTGGAATTTTTTCgactgtttgtttcatttctttggAAATTTGATTGGgagatttaatgtgtttggaCATGTCTGCTTAATTGACAGGCTCCTCAGCCAGTCACGTCAGCTGTGTGGACCGCTCTTTGTTCAACCCATTTCAGATAGTGTCCCCTGTGTCCAAATTTAGACTATGCAACGAAATAAAGGCTAAGTGTTAAAACAAAATCCATGTAGAAATGAATGCGTGTTTAAACAACACgtcaaaagtttggaaaaaaagagtaaaaaaacaCCATTGATCACATTTTGATAACTAagttttttccatgttttgctGATCCAGTTTACAGCAGGTTGTCATTGCAGGTGGTTTAAAATCATTTCCAAAAATGGTTAATAGGATGTGCCACAAAGATCAATATTAGGCCCCTTTGTATTTGTCCTGATTCTACCCAAAGACAGACTTCTTTCAATTGCCTCTCTTAGAGAATTTTTGTAGTTTAGAACAAGCTTTAAATTCTCTGAGACTCCGATCCATGCTCTCAATGGTTAACTAATTGATGAACGGAGTTTATTTCTCCtctcaaaacagaaaaaactaaGTGGTTTCAGCTAGTTTCAGGTCTATGATCCCTAATACTGAAAGGATCTAATTAAAGTTAGAgactgattttttaaaattaattttatgatttttttaattagtgTATCTAGTGATAGTCCTGTGTTTCGTGATAGTTTTGTGTTCTCATGTCTCTCTTGCTAAAGAAATTTTGATCTCAGTCACGcttcatgaataaataaagcttAACTTATTAATTAACTGCatcatgtaaaaaaacaaacaaactactgAATTCATTGTTTTCCCTGAAACACATGGCGAAGAGATGGAAGAAACCTTTGTATGAATATATGTACACTTTTGAAATATTCACATCGCTGTGTGAAAAGAGCACGCACACGGTCACGGCTTAATTCAAAGATGTTGGCATTGCTGTTAACTGCTGCTCTCAGCGGTCTTCTTAGCTCAAAACAGTCATTTGCTCCTAAACTTTTATCCATATGTCTCTCCTTCACTTTCCTACATTTCCCTTTCCACTTGAGCAATATCCACTATAACAGACATGGACTCGTATCAGTATACAGAGAATGAGGTCACTCATTTTTCACAAATTCACAACTGTTTTGCATTGAAGCACACCAAGGTTTTTGTAAAGTTACCGACAATGTTCTGGTTTACACATCAAGCTGCTATAGATCATGTAGATGTTTCTCATGTTGTTCGGCCTCCTCCCTGGTTTGACATAAGCTTTGGGGATTCACTCCCCCACACTGCTGGCAGGCCAAACCAGACTCTGTATCACCACACCAGAGAGAATACAAAGAGCTTGTTTTCTCTATGAGAGCAAATCTCCACCACAATCCACCATTCCTAAATCACCAGCGCAGAAAACAGGCTCATAAGTCTCACTTTGGCAGCAGtaaatttcaaaatgtttcccaTGAGACACGCGTGAATCCCAACCAATGGTGcttgtgatttctttttctgcttctcctcctgaAAGGCCGGGCCACGGTGACCAattttgttttgacatgttGCATCAAGTTAGCACAACTTGACAGTTCTATGTCGGAAAGTAACAGATTCAACATGGACCTTTTTGACAAATGGCGAGGAGGAGAGCCTTGAAAGCCAGCCATCGcacagaaatatatatatatttcctcACATTGATGATGATGGCTGTCATTCCTGTCTGTTTCTTGGATACATTCAGCCATGGGATGTGAATAAAGACGGCAGTCAGACTGAGCCAGACAGATTCGGTGAATGCGTgaaaaggagcagcagcaggacgtgGAATCAAACCCAAACCCAGCTGAACCCTCCACTGTCTCCTGGATGTTTCTGGTACTTTGTCTGGCCAGAGATGCTCCAGCTGAATACAGACTGGGAATAATGGGATTGCATGCATTGGGAGCCAGCTTCTATGGTCTGTTGTTTTTGAGTGGCACTTTGATATCTGAGGTTCTTCTTTTAATTTAGTTTTTGCACATTAACATATCGGGGCATGGAGGTTTTAGTGAGTAGGCACTAATCTGACAGTTTTGAATTATGTTCTATTTTTAGAGCCTGGATATGATTAATTGTATTCAGCATAAGAGAAAAGATATGATCCATATGATcctttttggagaaaaaaaaagactctaaAGAAGCAGCAAGTTCTGAGTTAACAGGcgttcattattttttttttccataaaggAGTGGTTCTTGAAAAGTAACACATGAATTTATGTTTAGACCTGATAGTGAGGCATTCCTACGAGACAGATTTACCATCTCTACCAAAGCAGACCTCAGGGTTTCAAAGAATTTATATGATGCATTCAGTGTTGCTCCAGAACTCTGACAGGGGAATGtggaagacagaaacaaactaTGGACATGTGACACTGCCAAGATATGGCACAGTGAGACGAAATACTAATTAGGATATACTTCAGATCTGTTGTTCAAACTTTTAAATATTGAAATACAGAGCAACTAGATTTATATTTCACATCCTCCCATTGCCTGGCCTCGCAGAGTAAATGAATTTTAAAGAGTTCATTGAACTTTTTCCTTGCATTTGTTGGCTTAGCATAAATTATGAATACATTTGTATCTCATTGTAAGACAGTGAAACTAATCCTCCCCCTCACACTGCATTCCGCTAAAATGGCCCCTGTGAGCAATGCAAGCATCTGGCTCTTGGGAATGGCGGTGTCGGTTGGTCTGTccgtccaccactttggtcccaACAATAAAATGTATCAAAGACAGTTATATCGCCCTTGGGATGCATTAGAAAACTTTTGCTCCAATAGCTTCTCTGCTAGTGTCATCACCAGgtcaaaaaatgtatttcttcaaggcaattagcaaatgttagcatgctaaactaagatggtgaacacagTAAATAGAGTTATGTgtgcttaacatcagcatgttagcatgctaaccttaGCATTTAGCTACTCTCACAGAGATACTAGCATGACAGTAACTCTTGATTCTCTTATAAAACAGACATACTCACTGGGTTTCTGCTCACCACTTCAGGATTATTGACCACTGCTACGAGATAGATGATGGTGAGGGCCGAATTGAGCACATAGGAGCAGAAGAGGTTCTTGTGCAGCGTTATCCTTTGGCAGCTCAGACTCCTGTGTGAAGACAGATGCCATGATTGAGTCTGTAACATGCTGACTTAGCAAGACAtaatgtgataaaaaaaaagaaagtgaaatctcacacaaaaaaattacaaaaacgTCCTACAACTGATCGagcaaacaggacaaaaaaagcAACTCATGGCTGGCAGGTTAATAGTTTAATGAGGTTGTCAGATGTTGCGGGCTGTAAAAAAATCAAATTGGCCTTTTGGGATCTTTCATCTCAGATCATTTTTTGAGGGTGGTAAAAAATCCCTGCGATCATGAGCTGGATTGCCTCTAAATGCTCTGTACTCTACATGTTAGAAACCCTGTTAAATAATGCATAATGGATCCCGAGGGTGCTTCCTCATTACCTTGGCCGGCCACTCAGAAATAATAGCATAATGAAATGCTTGACAGGCAAAGTGAATAAAAATGGTTACAAGTCATTCATATCCAGTAGCTTTATTGTCGGTAATGGTTTAATAATGTTTTAATTTCAGGGCAGCAATCAAATATACCGTTTGTTTGGAGCCGAGCGAAACCTTGCACCACATATATTTTGCAGGATATAGACTCCAATAAAAACGTCCTCTACAGTGTAAGAAGTTATATCCTTTCACCGCTCATGGCCAATTTTATCTTTGATGAGTCATAAAAACCCAAGAGaccaatgaaaacaggaagagcGCTAAATTTCCTCAAGCCAGGACAAAACAGCATATACAACTGCAGATTTTCACTGTCTTATGCAgaagcaatgttttttttccaacagtcttTGGCTCCAGATATAGAAggaagctgctgagctgctgaatgCTTATATACAAGAGACCTTTATCTAAAAGGCAACgtcaaaacacagactgaatcCGTATGGCAATGCTGTCATACGTCTTAACATCCTCAGGTCGGCCGTTCAACCACCTCTCTTTTTCCAAGCTGGAGTATTTTTAACTGGGAATCCTGACAGTGTTGACGTCGAGTAGTAAATAACAGAGTGGTGCAGCTGTACACCATCACATTCCACTGCAAGCTTCACATCTGGATCTTATAATACAGCATTAAGCCTCCAATATTTTAAGTGTTTTGGCAATAAATATGGCAAGTCATGGTAAGAAAGAATAAAGAAGTCGAAGATTTTCTATGCTAATAACTTTCTTACTTTACTGAGATCTTAATTTGTTAGGACTTTCATCTTGATGAATTGTGAATGTCACGCTGAATTTCTGAGTGTCTGAGTTAAGAGTTTGACTCTCAGCGGGTCATGAGGTTTCACGATAATGCACCTGCCCTAAACACGCCTGCTAGATTTACGAGTGTGTATAAAACTTTGCAGCAAACTGAGGGTCTCTTACAAGATCTGTTCTGGATAACAGCTGCGTTTAAGAGGTCAACACCCTTCAACACATCAAATTTTACAACTGCACCACTCAAGAACAACAGAGCCTCCAAATATCGTTCCGGGACATAAAGTTATTTTTTCCCCTTGGCTCCAGATTCAGGTTGCATCACAGAAATAACAACAACCCTTATTGTACCATTAGAAATAATTAAGTTCTTTGCTTCCTAGAGATAAACCATAAAGTTTCAAGCATGCACAGACTTCTGCACAGTCTGCTGACTTTATCTCACGCTTAATTAGTTCTAAATTTCACATACATTAACTTTATATTACACCTCCCTTCCCCTTTTTATCTAATTGAATTTCAACAGAGGTATCTCAATTAAATGTGCACCTTTTCCCTCTGGGATTAAGCAGTAAGTTGGGATGAACAAACTTAATGAGTAATGCACTCAGGTGCACGTTTCTAATAAGAGCAAAGCGCCAACACGATCAGTGGACTTCACAGCTCTCCAGTTTTGAGTCTTAAATATCCCTGAAATAAATGTGCATCACAAGGGAACCACTTTGGCATGAAATTAGTGACAGTTAAGTATAAATTACACCCAGTGAAGCAGCACTGGGTGTAATTCAGTTTGATAGTTTGTGACAGCAGTGGAGATAGTTATAATGTTTTCTGATTATTGTCTTCAGTGTTAATTTAACACTGTgctaatgtctttttttttttttttttttttttttttacagtttgtcCCAGAGCAGCTCAGTGAGAGAAGAAACCATGAACACTTTTGATTGCATtataaaatgtgactgaaacaTCAACACTCTTTAACACTGAAACTTTTTCTGAGTGCCTCTGGGACAAGTTAAACTGTAAAACTGTTCGATGTGCTCTGCTGGTGTGGACAGAGGCAGACTAAAGATTTTGCTGATTCCAACTAAGACTGAGATCAAAGCACTGATGACTAATGAAATGGCTCAGGGAGACTGTAGTGAACACCATCTGTGTGCCTGTCAGATGCACTGATCATAGTGATGAGATGATTGAGCCTTTAAGGGCAAAGCTACCACAGATTAATCAGGGCAGAATGTGTCGGCCCTTTGTTAACCATTCACTGATTCACTGAAATCTTATATGGAGGGCAAGAACAGAAAATTGAATCCATTACCTGAAGTAGAAGAAGATGGCCAGAGAGATAAGCAGGGAGGCTATGGATAAAGCGTGACCCACAATTGCCATGTAAAAGAGGATGTACGctgactgcaaaacaaacagacaaacaggactGAGTAATGTCAATTAACATGTGTATCTTTACTTTACTTAAGTCTTCAGTCTGTGAGGGAATCTTGTGAATTCCCTTTACAATCAGGGATATAATTGTGACCTACAGGAATGAAACCAAACCACAACTATTTTAAGGAACGCTTGGCCAAAGCATGCATAAATGATTGAATAAACAGTGataatctgctgctggtgacaCACTCAGGGTCAATAAACCCAGAAAAATGTGGCAGAATCTTGTAACGGATAAAACTACAGCAATGTTTTCACATCTCTCTGTTGATGGTGTGGTTCTTGCTCATGAAAGAAAGAATTAAAAACTAAAGTTGGCATCAACTCAGTCATATCAGAAAATCATCCAATGTTTATTTAGCCATATTTCTCTTTGGGATTATACCGCTGAGGCTGTGTGTTCTTAGAAGTCTCCTGAAACTGGGAGGCTGAGTCAGCAAAGATCAGATTTCTGCGGTAACAGATGGAACGACTGATTTCTGGTTCTGATCGATCAACAGACCTTATTTCTCCCAGGTTTTCCAGGGAGTTTTGTGTACAAGTTGCCTTTATTTGCAAATGGTCATTTTCTCTGTTCCAGATGGGAGAGCAGAGCTGTTATTGTTGTCGTACCTGTTGTACAATATAGGATTGTAAGAGTGGCAGTGTAGGGCCATGATGACAAAGTGACAAAACCAATGTCTAGCAAACATTATAAGTATATAGTATATTATATAAGTATGGTGTGTAATCACATACCATGAGTTACACTGGTGCAGGGATTAAATCGTATAACTAATCTTTGTGAATGAACTGCAGTGCTGATTAAAAGTCATGTGAGTGCAAACCTCCAAAAATTGCCATTAGTGTGTCTTTGACCTCCCTTCTGCATTGAGTTCTGTGGTGTCCTGGTCTGGTTTCAGTGTGGGAAACATTGTTAGCGGCTCGGAACAGCAGCCTGGTGCTGTGCATGATAAGGGGGCTGTAAATATGTGGTGGTGTCAACATGAGGCTATTTGTAGGGAGGATCTTCTGTCCAGGCCTGTGTTTTAGTACCACTGTATAACCTGAGAGAGAATAGTTTCGTGGTTCTGTTCCAACGAAAGCAAAGTCTGTTTGAACAGTCAAATAAAACCTGCTTTGCATAGCCTTGCTTCCTGTGAGATAAGAACTCAGCTCTATCTTGCAAATAAATGCACCAAATTGTTGTGCAGcattaaatgtcatttctctttTGGACTGTTACCTGATTCATGTCACCTTGTGCATTTATATATTACTTCCATGTCTATATATTTCTGTGGAGCTCAGTATAGGAGAGCAATGTGTCTTGGAAACAAAATGCCTGTTAATAATGGCGTCTGGTACAATATTTATGAGCAACTACATCAGAACTTCATATTTCCAGTTTCCACACTCCAAATACCAGACGACTccatgtgaaaaacaaaaaaattatgCTGATCCATCACGCTGTGGCCACTGTGGCAGGCTACTTTATCTTAAATGAATTACCTTCAACTTTGCCTTAGTGTTTTCATTGCAGAGAGTATAGTTGGACCATGTCCTGTTGGTGTCCGGGTGGCGAAACCACTGCCCGTCCTCCCCACAGTACTTAGTGGCCTTTTCTGAAAGTAACAATTAAGTAATAAATACAAATGCTTCAGCAATATTCTTCAGATCCATACAGTTCATATATGCCCACATATTTAGATTCTGTTAGCCTTGGCAAATAATTAATTCTCAAagtcattaatatttaatagTCCTTGAAAAACAACTTTGAAAGACCAGCACTCTTGAGTCTTACTGCTCACCTGTGGGGTCAAAGTCAACAAAATAATTGGGGCAGTTTTGAGAGGTGTAGGTTCCCGCTGGAGTATCATCCCAGCACAGCCAGCCATCCCAGTTACGGCTGCAGAACAGCCCTGTGACACCAaccaggcagcagagagagttAACCACCCGCAGAGGAAGAAGCGCCATAAGAAGTCTCAGCAGAGCTTGTCTCTACCTGATTTGTTGTAAGGTAAATCTCGATTCATTTTCTCGAAGCATTTGTACTGGCTGTCAAGGATTTTCTTCCTCAcaacttcctgctcctctgggTTAACCATGGGGCTGACCGTGGCCTCCTCAACGGGCTCTACCTCAGTGTCTCCTGAGAGCTGGGCGGCTGCCTtcaatttcacacacacacacacacacacacacacacacacacacacacacacacacacacacacacacacacacacacacacacacaaagtcatgaTCAATCAAATTCAGCAATGAGCAGGGAGTTTAAAACAAGCAGGACACACAATTATGTTTGTTGTGCTGTATCTCTTTGGTCGCCAGCCTCTATGTGAAGCTGTTGCATAGATACTACTTTATAATCACAGAATAGGCCACATGTCCTGAACTTGCAGGAAAACCCAGCAGTACTGTAAGTCTAGTTACCAAGAACATCTATTTATATTAATCTTCCTGATGAATAGCTGTTACATAAACGTTACCTTGAACTTCTCCTTGGCGTTGACAGCGCAGAGTGTGTAGTTTGTCCAAGTCTTGCTGCTCTCTGGATGGCGAAACCACTGTCCATCTTCTCCACAGTACTTGGTTGCCCTTTCTGAAAATGACAATTATGTGCTAAATAAACAGTCCTCCTCTATAAATCTGTACAATTGTGTCTATAAACCGTGACTATAAACCTTAGTCCCATTGGATTTTGATAAATAATTCATCCTTGAAGCAATGACTATTTTATTGTCCTACCACTCTGTAGAAGATCAGAAGAATTTGCCAAGATGTTGGGAGTCTCACTGCTCACCTGATGggtcaaagttagaaaaataatcAGGGCAGTTTTGGGAGGCATAGGTTCCTGCTTGAGCGTCGTCCCAGCACAGCCAGCCATCCCAGTTACGACTGCAGTACAGACCTGCGACACCAGCACAGCCACAAAATATGATTATAAATATCTACAGGCCTGTTGTCTATATACTTGTCAAACATGAACGCTCAAACAACACGACACAGTGAGCTTCAGTCAACATTATCAGTACCTGATTTGTTAAAAGGTGGATCTCGATTTATTTTCAGGAGGCATTTGTATTCGTTCTCAAGCATTTTCaatttctgtgaaaaaacatTAGAGAAAACATTATAAAGACAAACTAACAAATTACAAAGACAATTATAAAGAAGATTATAAACACTTTTGTACCAGGTATAATTATATAGATTATTTAAGTGGTGACAAACTTTCTGAGTGACATTATACAGGGTTTAAAAGTTGTAACAAATGGTTTTTATTGGTGCAAATCATTTACTAATGCTTCTTGGACCTGTTAGAAGCCACAAATGAGAACAATTTTAGGGTTGACAGGTTGTTGGGCTGACATTCAATTCACTTAGAAAGTAATTAAAACGCGAAGGCATTGGAAGGCAATAACAAACAACttaatttgttgtttagcttggaggacttgttgcaaagacagacggagacagtgtggacagaccacacagagacgcctgctgctgctacagtgagGACCCACCAACATTACTGAATCTGGTCGCTGAGCTGGAAGCACCACTGGTCTATGCAGTGATGGGCAAATGTTTCTCCCTACACCACCAGGCACTTCAGTGAAGTCTAAAAACACTTTGTACCTTTGTAGTGCATCAAAAGCTACACACTTGCTCTCATGGTACATCTATGTAAAGTGTACTTTTGAATACACAACTTTACAACTTGTACTGTTGTTACATACAGACCTGTACCACGACTGCACATGCCATTATTTTACAGTGTACATGTTCTGTTGATGGTTTGAGGTCTGAGCAGAGGAACCTAAATACATTACATGTTTTATAGTTGTGGAAGAGGCCACATGTCCTTCACTTGCAGGGAGGCCTCGCTAAAACTGTACAATAAATCCATATAGGCCAGTACCCTCAGCCTCTTCTCATGGGTGGTTGCACAGAGTGTATAGTTGGTCCAAATCCTCTTGTCCTCTGGATGGTGAAACCACTGACCATCCTCTCCACAGTACTTAGCTGCCTTTTCTGAAAAGAACCATTATGTGATTAAGTCCAATTTCTTTGAATA
It encodes the following:
- the calcr gene encoding calcitonin gene-related peptide type 1 receptor isoform X3 encodes the protein MKLVGSLWILWFVLVRWAAAGAESFSDPSLRPGQSMTEGQAVSQAQFKCLQLSNKDHQGNRTGMFCGRIWDGLLCWDETRAGTSVTQYCPDHPDLDPTEKVTKYCDERGNWVQTGFSCQPENKFEEVLHFLRDASGEPTTEATGVSKEKAGVMEIILDNEKKCSERMKQDPPYSKPGLYCSRNWDGWLCWDDTPAGTYAFQNCPEYFSDFNPTEKAAKYCGEDGQWFHHPEDKRIWTNYTLCATTHEKRLRKLKMLENEYKCLLKINRDPPFNKSGLYCSRNWDGWLCWDDAQAGTYASQNCPDYFSNFDPSERATKYCGEDGQWFRHPESSKTWTNYTLCAVNAKEKFKAAAQLSGDTEVEPVEEATVSPMVNPEEQEVVRKKILDSQYKCFEKMNRDLPYNKSGLFCSRNWDGWLCWDDTPAGTYTSQNCPNYFVDFDPTEKATKYCGEDGQWFRHPDTNRTWSNYTLCNENTKAKLKSAYILFYMAIVGHALSIASLLISLAIFFYFRSLSCQRITLHKNLFCSYVLNSALTIIYLVAVVNNPEVVSRNPVGCKVLHFFHMYMLGCNYFWMLCEGIYLHTLIVVAVFAEEQHLHWYYLLGWGFPLVPASIHAVARKKYFDDNCWMSVETHLLYAVHGPIVAALLVNLFFLLNIIRVLVTKLRDTHRAESNMYMKAVRATLILVPLLGIQFVIFPWRPENRLAGEVYEYIMHILMHYQGLLVATIFCFFNGEVQAALKRQWMQYKTQWGQRRKDHCSMRSTSYTATSITEVPAFMYHHDCNSEHLNGRHTEDSELVALKSGETYA
- the calcr gene encoding calcitonin gene-related peptide type 1 receptor isoform X2, whose translation is MKLVGSLWILWFVLVRWAAAGAESFSDPSLRPGQSMTEGQAVSQAQFKCLQLSNKDHQGNRTGMFCGRIWDGLLCWDETRAGTSVTQYCPDHPDLDPTEKVTKYCDERGNWVQTGFSCQPENKFEKEVLHFLRDASGEPTTEATGVSKEKAGVMEIILDNEKKCSERMKQDPPYSKPGLYCSRNWDGWLCWDDTPAGTYAFQNCPEYFSDFNPTEKAAKYCGEDGQWFHHPEDKRIWTNYTLCATTHEKRLRKLKMLENEYKCLLKINRDPPFNKSGLYCSRNWDGWLCWDDAQAGTYASQNCPDYFSNFDPSERATKYCGEDGQWFRHPESSKTWTNYTLCAVNAKEKFKAAAQLSGDTEVEPVEEATVSPMVNPEEQEVVRKKILDSQYKCFEKMNRDLPYNKSGLFCSRNWDGWLCWDDTPAGTYTSQNCPNYFVDFDPTEKATKYCGEDGQWFRHPDTNRTWSNYTLCNENTKAKLKSAYILFYMAIVGHALSIASLLISLAIFFYFRSLSCQRITLHKNLFCSYVLNSALTIIYLVAVVNNPEVVSRNPVGCKVLHFFHMYMLGCNYFWMLCEGIYLHTLIVVAVFAEEQHLHWYYLLGWGFPLVPASIHAVARKKYFDDNCWMSVETHLLYAVHGPIVAALLVNLFFLLNIIRVLVTKLRDTHRAESNMYMKAVRATLILVPLLGIQFVIFPWRPENRLAGEVYEYIMHILMHYQGLLVATIFCFFNGEVQAALKRQWMQYKTQWGQRRKDHCSMRSTSYTATSITEVPAFMYHHDCNSEHLNGRHTEDSELVALKSGETYA
- the calcr gene encoding calcitonin gene-related peptide type 1 receptor isoform X1 encodes the protein MKLVGSLWILWFVLVRWAAAGAESFSDPSLRPGQSMTEGQAVSQAQFKCLQLSNKDHQGNRTGMFCGRIWDGLLCWDETRAGTSVTQYCPDHPDLDPTEKVTKYCDERGNWVQTGFSCQPENKFEVFGCFPKEVLHFLRDASGEPTTEATGVSKEKAGVMEIILDNEKKCSERMKQDPPYSKPGLYCSRNWDGWLCWDDTPAGTYAFQNCPEYFSDFNPTEKAAKYCGEDGQWFHHPEDKRIWTNYTLCATTHEKRLRKLKMLENEYKCLLKINRDPPFNKSGLYCSRNWDGWLCWDDAQAGTYASQNCPDYFSNFDPSERATKYCGEDGQWFRHPESSKTWTNYTLCAVNAKEKFKAAAQLSGDTEVEPVEEATVSPMVNPEEQEVVRKKILDSQYKCFEKMNRDLPYNKSGLFCSRNWDGWLCWDDTPAGTYTSQNCPNYFVDFDPTEKATKYCGEDGQWFRHPDTNRTWSNYTLCNENTKAKLKSAYILFYMAIVGHALSIASLLISLAIFFYFRSLSCQRITLHKNLFCSYVLNSALTIIYLVAVVNNPEVVSRNPVGCKVLHFFHMYMLGCNYFWMLCEGIYLHTLIVVAVFAEEQHLHWYYLLGWGFPLVPASIHAVARKKYFDDNCWMSVETHLLYAVHGPIVAALLVNLFFLLNIIRVLVTKLRDTHRAESNMYMKAVRATLILVPLLGIQFVIFPWRPENRLAGEVYEYIMHILMHYQGLLVATIFCFFNGEVQAALKRQWMQYKTQWGQRRKDHCSMRSTSYTATSITEVPAFMYHHDCNSEHLNGRHTEDSELVALKSGETYA